The Agarilytica rhodophyticola genome has a window encoding:
- a CDS encoding winged helix-turn-helix transcriptional regulator produces the protein MRWDDINNQTCSLARSMSIFGDRWTLLILRQIFMRVRRFSDIQQSLGVTKHRLSDRLTRLVESGVIYKELYDKSHQRFEYKLTDKGLDLYPVIITIIQWGDKWEADEDGAPIEYLHKDCGKLSRPKLCCSECGNEVHTKNTIPQLGPGITNKLKRGEFNHTDTKFYSKIFDTNKV, from the coding sequence ATGCGTTGGGACGATATAAACAATCAGACATGCTCTCTCGCTAGATCCATGTCAATTTTTGGTGACCGCTGGACTTTACTGATTCTACGCCAGATATTCATGCGAGTAAGGCGCTTTTCCGATATACAACAGTCCTTAGGTGTCACTAAACATCGCTTATCCGATCGTTTAACTCGCCTTGTAGAATCTGGGGTAATATATAAGGAGTTATACGACAAATCACACCAGCGTTTTGAATATAAACTCACTGATAAAGGCCTCGATCTTTATCCTGTTATTATCACTATCATACAGTGGGGAGATAAATGGGAAGCAGATGAAGATGGTGCTCCAATAGAATATCTGCATAAGGATTGCGGGAAATTGAGCCGGCCTAAGTTGTGCTGTTCTGAGTGCGGCAATGAGGTACACACAAAAAATACCATTCCTCAGCTAGGGCCGGGGATTACCAATAAACTCAAGAGAGGAGAGTTTAACCATACTGATACTAAGTTTTATTCTAAAATCTTCGACACAAATAAGGTCTAG